Proteins co-encoded in one Campylobacter ornithocola genomic window:
- a CDS encoding autotransporter outer membrane beta-barrel domain-containing protein — MNCRLLSSLILANVLYANTGWQNNGDTLSYCSGQINCTVFENVNNDSLIFNNGGGENGSLVIQSDDNSVVNISSNSTFIKNQGTIDKISINSDFNNNTKGHYYFINNDKTINSIIVKKDIVFTTSQGIIHNQGYIETITNNGTINSIGDYILFNNIGNVKHIINNGTINTNSNLYVGGLQGAKLSEFKNSGIIKYYGTSGNLRSLITMLEGELDIFHNTKTGIIKSNQTILENWGKVKIDTFNNEGLIEVDSTKEDNDYAIEFSHLEDKDYNEYGINNFHNSGKIIVKNSTKGGAIYISRVKTFANTGIISSDNASAVILGTVDTITNTGTISGKIGIGLFSGDIPIDTAFSNTGSIKFKGKSGAHINLDKDYNNKLNIADYNLFIAQDANAFSSNDFGIKDKDFDNFDSLSKQSHIIISYDNAHNNGIDSLKNINFKKGSIRLNVDDMIGKGFKLNTYYSTNDLILVNDGSGTLTSAGDKVNNGYGLGSVDYLASMSNNIYEIAYKNSSSKQDYNDTFSINVQKQNSKSYVANQASNVSNIRRIHFINDVISDEITKMKEDNYFYAKAYFVNDNYDLAHNNGKLDGNGYGVLFGFSKNLYDDSIIGAYVGLETQDLDNNFNRLSIKDQVSFVGLNYYKKIKKFNKSDLYIKTQARSSYVDSKIDRILESKEEDKYGSFSLGVSAGLGYDYYFNDNFTIQARTNIDYDRLEHGGFTLGNENYHLSHIDLYALSQELKGIYMINDKFYTNASLGAKVNIKDYYYADFEINGTNYKDKYYLDRMYYFAQLEFSYIITPKSNISLSYNGLYSDRLTSHSGVLSYRYLW, encoded by the coding sequence ATGAATTGTAGGTTGCTATCTTCATTGATTTTGGCTAATGTGTTATACGCAAATACTGGATGGCAAAATAATGGAGATACTTTAAGTTATTGCAGTGGACAAATAAATTGTACTGTTTTTGAAAATGTAAATAATGATAGTTTAATTTTTAATAATGGGGGGGGGGAAAATGGCTCTTTAGTAATACAATCAGACGATAATTCTGTTGTTAATATTTCCTCTAACTCTACTTTTATAAAAAATCAAGGTACTATAGATAAAATAAGCATAAATTCAGATTTTAATAATAATACTAAAGGGCATTATTATTTTATTAATAACGATAAAACAATTAATTCTATTATCGTCAAAAAAGATATAGTTTTCACAACTAGTCAAGGTATTATCCATAATCAAGGGTATATAGAAACTATAACAAATAATGGAACGATTAATAGCATTGGTGATTATATATTGTTTAATAATATTGGTAATGTAAAACATATTATCAATAATGGAACTATAAATACTAATTCAAATTTATATGTTGGTGGTTTGCAAGGTGCTAAGCTGAGTGAATTTAAAAATAGTGGAATTATAAAATATTACGGTACAAGTGGAAATCTTAGATCTTTAATCACAATGTTAGAAGGTGAATTAGATATATTTCATAATACAAAAACAGGGATTATTAAATCAAATCAAACAATTTTGGAAAACTGGGGTAAAGTTAAAATTGACACTTTTAATAATGAAGGCTTAATTGAAGTAGATTCAACTAAAGAAGATAATGATTATGCTATTGAATTTTCTCATTTAGAAGATAAGGATTATAATGAATATGGTATAAATAATTTCCACAATAGTGGTAAAATCATAGTAAAAAATAGCACAAAAGGTGGTGCTATTTATATTTCTAGAGTTAAAACATTTGCTAACACTGGCATTATATCTTCAGATAATGCTAGTGCAGTGATTTTAGGTACAGTAGATACTATCACTAACACAGGCACTATATCAGGTAAAATTGGTATAGGTTTATTTAGCGGTGATATACCTATTGATACTGCTTTTTCTAATACTGGTTCAATCAAATTTAAAGGAAAAAGTGGAGCTCATATTAATTTAGATAAAGATTATAATAATAAATTAAATATCGCAGATTATAATCTTTTTATAGCTCAAGATGCTAATGCTTTCTCATCTAATGATTTTGGTATAAAAGATAAAGATTTTGATAATTTTGATAGTTTAAGTAAACAATCCCACATCATAATTTCTTATGATAATGCACACAACAATGGCATAGATTCTTTAAAAAACATAAACTTTAAAAAAGGTAGTATAAGACTTAATGTAGATGATATGATAGGAAAAGGTTTTAAATTAAATACTTACTATAGTACTAATGATCTAATCTTAGTTAATGATGGTAGTGGTACTTTAACTTCAGCAGGAGATAAAGTAAATAATGGATATGGTTTAGGAAGCGTAGATTATCTAGCGTCTATGAGTAATAATATCTACGAAATAGCTTATAAAAACTCAAGTTCTAAGCAAGATTATAATGATACTTTTTCTATCAATGTTCAAAAACAAAATTCTAAATCTTATGTTGCCAATCAAGCTTCTAATGTGAGTAATATAAGAAGAATACATTTTATTAATGATGTTATTTCTGATGAGATAACTAAAATGAAAGAAGATAATTATTTTTACGCTAAGGCTTATTTTGTAAATGATAATTATGATTTAGCTCATAATAATGGTAAATTAGACGGCAATGGATATGGAGTTTTATTTGGTTTTAGTAAAAACTTATATGATGATTCTATCATAGGTGCTTATGTGGGTTTAGAAACTCAAGATTTAGATAATAATTTTAATCGTTTAAGCATAAAAGATCAAGTCTCGTTTGTTGGATTAAACTATTATAAAAAGATAAAAAAATTTAATAAGAGTGATTTATATATAAAAACCCAAGCTAGATCTTCTTATGTAGATTCTAAAATAGATAGAATTTTAGAATCTAAAGAAGAGGATAAATATGGAAGTTTTTCTTTAGGTGTTTCTGCGGGTTTAGGGTATGATTATTATTTTAATGATAATTTCACCATACAAGCTAGAACAAACATAGACTATGATAGACTTGAACATGGTGGTTTTACTTTAGGCAATGAAAACTATCATTTAAGTCATATTGATTTATACGCTCTTAGTCAAGAATTAAAGGGTATTTATATGATTAATGATAAATTTTATACTAATGCTTCTTTAGGAGCTAAAGTAAATATAAAAGATTATTACTATGCTGATTTTGAAATAAATGGAACTAATTATAAAGATAAATACTATCTTGATAGAATGTATTATTTTGCACAATTAGAATTTTCTTATATTATTACTCCAAAATCTAATATATCTTTATCTTATAATGGTTTATATTCAGATAGATTAACTTCTCATAGTGGTGTTTTAAGTTATAGATATTTATGGTAG
- a CDS encoding DMT family transporter, with protein sequence MGVFLVILGGIFWAISGVLAEYLFKNHYSAEYVSFYRLFFTGIILIILGAKNFKLKLLKQKQEISSLLIFSIFGLLITQYGYFKAIYYTDAGTATMIQYNAPLIIMLFMCFKNKIFPKKIELIALFLILFALFLLITNGDITTLKLDIRGVIWAFFGAIGVAFYSLSARVIISKYGLFLIMGLASLFASFLLFTLLQGNIPKHDFSLNSFLAMSGIIFIGTIGAFCLYLKGVELIGAFKASMIACIEPVAAAFMSFLFLDTIYSAIDLFAFSLIILSVFLNAKK encoded by the coding sequence TTGGGAGTTTTTTTGGTTATACTTGGTGGGATATTTTGGGCCATTAGTGGAGTTTTGGCTGAATATTTATTTAAAAATCACTACTCTGCTGAGTATGTAAGCTTTTATCGCTTGTTTTTTACAGGCATTATTTTAATAATTTTAGGTGCAAAAAATTTCAAATTAAAATTACTAAAACAAAAACAAGAAATCAGCTCTCTTTTAATTTTTTCTATTTTTGGTTTATTAATAACACAATATGGTTATTTTAAGGCTATTTACTATACCGACGCAGGAACTGCTACGATGATACAATACAACGCACCGCTAATTATAATGCTTTTTATGTGTTTTAAAAATAAGATTTTTCCTAAAAAGATAGAATTGATTGCTTTGTTTTTGATACTCTTTGCTTTGTTTTTACTCATAACAAATGGAGATATTACAACATTAAAACTTGATATAAGAGGTGTTATTTGGGCATTTTTTGGAGCTATTGGGGTAGCATTTTATTCTTTAAGTGCTAGGGTTATCATATCAAAATATGGCTTGTTTTTAATCATGGGATTAGCTAGTCTATTCGCTTCTTTTTTGCTTTTTACATTACTACAAGGAAATATCCCAAAACATGATTTTTCTTTAAACTCCTTTTTGGCTATGAGTGGGATTATATTTATAGGTACAATAGGAGCTTTTTGCTTATATTTAAAAGGAGTTGAATTAATAGGAGCTTTTAAGGCTAGTATGATAGCTTGCATAGAACCTGTGGCTGCTGCTTTTATGAGTTTTTTATTTTTAGATACTATTTATAGTGCAATAGATCTTTTTGCTTTTAGTCTAATTATTCTTAGTGTTTTTTTAAATGCTAAAAAATAA
- a CDS encoding TonB-dependent receptor domain-containing protein, which yields MLCALFSQSSLVASEQVLLDESVISASGYEQDLVDAPASISVITKEKLQTQPIKDIGEAIADIPGVDITMNKTGTYDFSIRGFSSAYTLVLIDGKRQSVANGFYENGFSGSESGYLPPSSMIERIEVIRGPASTLYGSDAVGGVINIITKKNPDKAEASIEFNTLLQQHSKKYGNAGGFNAYIASPIIKDKLSFSARFKYYDKQESDLKWPTPVYDNTGNQKPSNYQIASHSPGYFTSLGFGGRLNYTIDDYNNIYFDIERYINEISVNSTSSKAVKSERQLFKDNIILNHDGSYDFGTTNTYLQYGSTKDPDLHSQIWVGESKVILPWDLKNYGNLVTSIGTRIDYEMLKNDSSSAGSQIKGKNLDQTTLALYGEGEYFITDDLIFTTGLRYIYSDLFNSKLTPRLYLIYHINDKIALKSGIAMGYKTPAAKQLTNGYYNYDSSDASFGNPDLKPEESTNYELGINFRVFDFANSSITAFVTNFTNQISSEELSGIQNGIDCDNGITCSKIINLGKTQTKGLEIAFNTDSYNGFSLNSSYTFMDNRYKDGKKNVLGGDKIENLPRHIAMIRLNYEQGKFNSYIKARARLDTIAKSKGGKVSAMPWDKYKDFYIVDLGTTYKIDKQQSISFSIQNLLDTDFFDPGVTGRTTNDLPTGYANRYQDYTEGRSFWLSYKYSF from the coding sequence ATGCTATGTGCATTATTTTCACAAAGTTCTTTGGTAGCATCAGAGCAAGTATTGCTTGATGAATCGGTTATATCTGCAAGCGGTTATGAACAAGATTTAGTCGATGCACCAGCTTCTATTTCTGTAATTACAAAAGAAAAATTACAAACACAACCCATCAAAGACATAGGTGAAGCCATAGCAGATATTCCAGGTGTTGATATTACTATGAACAAAACAGGAACATATGACTTTAGTATCAGAGGATTTAGCAGTGCATATACTCTTGTCTTAATAGATGGAAAAAGACAAAGCGTTGCTAATGGTTTTTATGAAAATGGTTTTAGTGGAAGTGAGTCAGGATACCTCCCTCCATCTTCAATGATAGAAAGAATAGAAGTAATAAGAGGTCCAGCATCAACTTTATATGGTAGTGATGCAGTAGGTGGCGTAATAAATATCATCACTAAGAAAAATCCTGATAAGGCTGAAGCAAGTATAGAATTTAATACTTTATTACAACAACATTCCAAAAAATATGGAAACGCTGGAGGATTTAATGCTTACATAGCCTCTCCTATTATAAAAGACAAATTATCTTTTTCAGCTAGATTTAAATATTATGATAAACAAGAAAGTGATTTAAAATGGCCAACTCCAGTATATGATAATACTGGAAATCAAAAACCAAGTAATTATCAAATAGCTTCACATAGTCCAGGGTATTTCACAAGCCTAGGTTTTGGTGGTAGATTAAATTATACTATTGATGATTATAATAATATTTATTTTGATATAGAACGCTATATTAATGAAATATCTGTTAATTCTACAAGTAGTAAAGCAGTAAAAAGCGAAAGACAATTATTCAAAGATAATATTATCTTAAATCATGATGGGAGTTATGATTTTGGAACAACTAATACTTATTTACAATATGGTAGCACAAAAGATCCGGACTTGCATAGTCAAATATGGGTAGGAGAGAGTAAAGTTATTTTACCATGGGATTTAAAAAATTATGGTAATTTAGTTACAAGTATTGGCACTAGAATAGATTATGAAATGTTAAAAAATGATAGTTCTAGTGCAGGTAGTCAAATAAAAGGTAAAAATTTAGATCAAACTACTTTAGCTTTATACGGAGAGGGAGAATATTTCATCACAGATGATTTAATATTTACAACAGGATTGCGCTATATTTATAGCGATTTATTCAACTCTAAATTAACTCCAAGATTGTACTTAATCTATCATATCAACGACAAGATAGCACTAAAAAGTGGAATAGCAATGGGATATAAAACTCCAGCAGCTAAACAACTTACCAATGGATATTACAATTATGATTCTTCAGACGCATCTTTTGGTAATCCAGATTTAAAACCAGAAGAAAGCACCAATTATGAATTAGGTATTAATTTTAGAGTATTTGATTTTGCAAATTCTTCCATTACAGCATTTGTAACCAATTTTACTAATCAAATAAGCTCAGAAGAACTTTCAGGCATACAAAATGGGATTGATTGTGACAATGGGATAACTTGCTCAAAAATAATCAATCTTGGAAAAACACAAACAAAAGGTTTAGAGATAGCTTTTAATACAGATTCTTACAATGGTTTTAGTTTAAACTCTAGTTATACTTTTATGGATAATCGCTATAAAGATGGAAAGAAAAATGTTCTTGGGGGAGATAAAATAGAAAATTTACCTCGTCATATTGCTATGATTCGTTTAAATTATGAGCAGGGTAAATTTAATTCTTACATAAAAGCTCGTGCAAGACTTGATACTATAGCAAAGTCCAAAGGAGGTAAAGTTTCTGCAATGCCTTGGGATAAATATAAAGATTTTTACATAGTAGATTTAGGAACAACATATAAAATTGATAAGCAACAAAGTATTAGCTTTAGTATTCAAAATCTTTTAGACACTGACTTTTTTGATCCAGGTGTAACAGGAAGAACAACAAATGACCTACCAACAGGTTATGCTAATCGCTATCAAGACTATACAGAAGGTAGGAGTTTTTGGTTAAGTTATAAATACTCATTTTAA
- a CDS encoding aspartate/glutamate racemase family protein: protein MKTIGLIGGMSYESTLSYYEIINKLTNEKLGKLHSAKIVLTSVDFEEIEECQRKNNWQKASEILTQHALLLQKSGVDFILICTNTMHKCYESVQKNIQIPILHIAKAMLLELQEQSIDKVLLLGTKYTMLEDFYKQLLTTSNIEVFIPRNDDILKLNDIIFNELCKGIIKEESKRYLNGLITQFPQAQGVILGCTELGLIINESSKKLFDSAYIHAKMATLKALENV from the coding sequence TTGAAAACTATAGGTTTAATAGGTGGAATGAGTTATGAAAGCACGCTTAGTTATTATGAAATAATCAATAAATTAACCAATGAAAAATTAGGAAAATTACACAGTGCTAAGATAGTTTTAACTAGCGTTGATTTTGAAGAGATAGAAGAGTGTCAACGCAAAAATAATTGGCAAAAAGCGAGTGAAATTTTAACTCAACATGCCCTACTTTTGCAAAAAAGCGGAGTTGATTTTATATTAATTTGTACCAATACTATGCATAAATGCTATGAAAGCGTACAAAAAAATATTCAAATTCCTATTTTGCACATAGCCAAGGCTATGCTTTTAGAGCTTCAAGAACAAAGCATTGATAAAGTATTGTTGCTAGGGACAAAATATACTATGTTAGAAGATTTTTATAAGCAACTTTTAACGACTTCAAATATTGAAGTTTTTATCCCTAGAAATGATGATATTTTAAAGCTTAATGATATTATTTTTAATGAGCTTTGTAAAGGTATTATAAAAGAAGAATCAAAAAGATATTTAAATGGTTTAATTACTCAATTTCCACAAGCTCAAGGGGTGATTTTGGGCTGTACTGAACTTGGTTTGATTATAAATGAGAGCTCTAAAAAGCTATTTGATAGTGCTTATATTCATGCGAAAATGGCTACTTTAAAAGCTTTGGAGAATGTGTGA
- the murA gene encoding UDP-N-acetylglucosamine 1-carboxyvinyltransferase codes for MTYLEIDGVEKLNGEVIISGAKNAALPLIASSILAKNEVQISNLPNVADICTLLSLLENLGADYTFKDNFAKINTNNLSKTIAKYDIVRKMRASILTLGPLLTRFGNCEVSLPGGCAIGQRPIDLHLLALEKMGANIEIKQGYVVASGKLKGVDVMFDKITVTGSENIIMAAALAHGKTRLLNVAKEPEVVQLCEVLARAGLDIQGIGSSELEIYGTDGELLEFKPFEIIPDRIEAGTYLCAGAITNSKITLKKVNASHLSAVLAKLEQMGFSFDINKDSISINPAKEIKPVEILTSEYPGFPTDMQAQFMALALKANGTSIIDERLFENRFMHVSELLRMGADIRLNGHIATINGTKELLGADVMATDLRASSALILAALAAKGTSKIHRIYHLDRGYENLEEKFKKLGASIRRLEE; via the coding sequence ATGACTTATTTAGAGATTGATGGTGTTGAAAAATTAAACGGAGAAGTGATAATAAGCGGTGCTAAAAATGCTGCACTTCCTTTGATAGCTTCAAGTATTTTAGCTAAAAATGAAGTACAAATTTCAAATTTACCAAATGTTGCAGATATTTGCACCCTACTTTCTTTGCTTGAAAATTTAGGAGCAGATTATACTTTTAAAGATAATTTTGCAAAGATAAATACTAATAACCTAAGCAAAACTATAGCAAAATATGACATAGTGCGTAAAATGCGTGCTTCCATACTTACTTTAGGGCCTTTGTTAACTAGGTTTGGAAATTGTGAAGTTTCTTTGCCTGGAGGATGTGCTATAGGGCAACGTCCTATTGATTTACACCTTTTGGCTTTGGAAAAAATGGGAGCTAATATTGAAATTAAACAAGGTTATGTGGTAGCTAGTGGAAAGCTTAAAGGTGTTGATGTGATGTTTGATAAAATTACCGTTACAGGTAGTGAAAATATCATCATGGCAGCGGCTCTAGCTCATGGTAAAACTAGACTTTTAAATGTTGCCAAAGAACCTGAAGTGGTTCAACTTTGCGAGGTTTTAGCTAGGGCTGGACTTGATATACAAGGCATAGGATCTTCTGAGCTTGAAATTTATGGTACAGATGGAGAGCTTTTAGAATTTAAACCTTTTGAAATTATACCTGATCGCATAGAAGCAGGAACTTACTTGTGTGCAGGAGCTATTACTAACTCAAAAATCACTCTAAAAAAAGTTAATGCAAGCCATCTTAGTGCGGTTTTAGCAAAACTAGAGCAAATGGGTTTTAGTTTTGATATTAATAAAGATAGTATTAGTATTAATCCTGCTAAAGAAATTAAACCAGTTGAAATTTTAACTAGTGAATACCCAGGTTTTCCAACGGATATGCAAGCACAATTTATGGCTTTAGCTTTAAAAGCAAATGGTACAAGTATCATTGATGAAAGATTATTTGAAAATCGCTTTATGCATGTAAGTGAGCTTTTAAGAATGGGAGCTGATATAAGATTAAATGGGCATATTGCTACTATAAATGGCACTAAAGAGCTTTTAGGGGCTGATGTTATGGCTACTGACTTGCGTGCATCTTCTGCTTTGATTTTAGCGGCTTTAGCGGCTAAGGGTACAAGTAAAATTCATAGAATTTATCATCTTGATAGAGGTTATGAAAATTTAGAAGAAAAATTTAAAAAGCTAGGTGCAAGTATTAGAAGGCTTGAAGAATGA
- a CDS encoding tyrosine-type recombinase/integrase yields the protein MKYPLDCEENFEKSFLFWLCRYVKFKLNSLSNKELKDPRALAMVNLALSKGVKNIQELDAYVKKARNAGLGGVNTYFNPLKKLYEYLLFYKLYSLKQIDEELLVEILASISASLSDASKKNYRIATINFFAFLDKQNEEDQKAHIFDINLKNWAGISGSKGVKLPEYMSEDEVSKFLDAIDSTDFKSNTIRNRLIIKIIIFTGIRVSEAINIKLKDISEENDLYIIRIRAKGNKYRVVMIKKELIEHLLKDVKVNYLSCDGLLFVNRNGKALTQAYISRIVEQILFKAGIRKQKNGAHMLRHTFATLLYKKQKDLVLVQEALGHASLNTSRIYTHFDNEKLKLAAEVAKKLHDRT from the coding sequence ATGAAATATCCGCTAGATTGTGAAGAAAATTTTGAAAAATCATTTTTATTTTGGCTTTGTAGATATGTGAAATTTAAGCTTAATTCTTTATCAAATAAAGAATTAAAAGATCCACGGGCTTTAGCTATGGTAAATTTAGCCTTAAGCAAAGGTGTTAAAAATATACAAGAGCTTGATGCTTATGTAAAAAAAGCTAGAAATGCAGGGCTTGGTGGTGTAAATACGTATTTTAATCCTTTGAAAAAACTTTATGAGTATTTGTTGTTTTATAAACTTTATTCATTAAAGCAAATCGATGAAGAGCTTTTGGTAGAAATTTTAGCAAGCATTAGTGCTTCTTTATCTGATGCGAGTAAGAAAAATTACCGCATAGCCACAATTAATTTTTTTGCATTTTTAGATAAGCAAAATGAGGAAGATCAAAAGGCACATATTTTTGATATTAATCTTAAAAACTGGGCAGGTATAAGTGGTTCTAAGGGAGTTAAGCTACCTGAGTATATGAGTGAAGATGAAGTGAGTAAATTTTTAGATGCTATTGATAGTACAGACTTTAAAAGCAACACTATACGCAATCGCTTAATTATTAAAATCATCATTTTTACAGGAATTCGAGTTAGTGAAGCTATTAATATAAAATTAAAAGATATTAGCGAAGAAAATGATCTTTATATTATACGCATTAGAGCTAAAGGCAATAAATACCGCGTTGTAATGATTAAAAAAGAGCTTATAGAACATCTTTTAAAAGATGTAAAAGTAAATTATCTTTCTTGCGATGGACTTTTATTTGTTAATCGCAACGGCAAAGCCCTAACCCAAGCTTATATTTCTCGTATAGTAGAGCAAATTTTATTTAAAGCTGGGATCCGTAAGCAAAAAAATGGAGCTCATATGTTAAGACATACTTTTGCTACCCTACTTTATAAAAAGCAAAAAGATTTAGTCTTGGTTCAAGAAGCATTAGGACATGCAAGTTTAAATACTTCAAGAATTTATACTCATTTTGATAATGAAAAGCTAAAATTAGCTGCAGAAGTAGCCAAAAAACTTCATGATAGAACTTAA
- a CDS encoding siderophore ABC transporter substrate-binding protein: MKKTIFCILAMFLMFGCSKQEYIEDSNVTLLEIKHELGNTKVIKNPNRVIVFDYGILDSLKELNLSDKVIGVPLKNLPKYLDSFKNVENVGGVQEPNFETIYKLKPDLIIVSGRQAKNFKSFEEIAPTLYLPVDTKDYLNSFENNLNILGDIFDKKELVKEKFNVLSQDINHFKSQINPTKKGLIILTNANKMSAFGSKSRFGIIHDVLDVKVADENISVSTHGKNISSEYILKINPDYIFVVDRDAIVGGEGNARKTIENPIVKKTNAYKNNHIFYINPEYWYLSGGGLISIKIMLEEIIKDINKDKK, translated from the coding sequence ATGAAAAAAACTATTTTTTGCATATTAGCTATGTTTTTAATGTTTGGTTGTTCTAAACAAGAATATATAGAAGACTCCAATGTGACATTATTAGAAATAAAACACGAGCTAGGCAACACTAAGGTGATAAAAAATCCCAATAGAGTTATTGTGTTTGACTATGGTATTTTAGATTCTTTAAAAGAATTAAATTTAAGTGACAAAGTCATAGGTGTGCCATTAAAAAATTTACCCAAATATTTAGATAGTTTTAAAAATGTTGAAAATGTTGGTGGTGTTCAAGAGCCAAATTTTGAGACTATATATAAATTAAAACCTGATCTTATCATTGTTTCGGGAAGACAAGCCAAAAATTTTAAAAGTTTCGAAGAAATAGCTCCCACTCTTTATTTACCAGTAGATACAAAGGATTATTTAAACTCTTTTGAGAATAATTTAAATATTTTAGGAGACATATTTGATAAAAAAGAACTGGTAAAAGAAAAATTTAATGTTTTATCGCAAGATATTAATCATTTTAAATCACAAATTAATCCAACTAAAAAAGGTTTGATTATACTTACTAATGCTAATAAAATGTCAGCATTTGGATCAAAATCTCGCTTTGGAATTATACACGATGTATTAGATGTTAAGGTAGCAGATGAAAATATATCTGTTAGTACTCACGGAAAAAACATATCATCTGAATATATTCTTAAAATTAATCCAGATTATATTTTTGTCGTAGATAGAGATGCAATAGTAGGTGGTGAGGGAAATGCTAGAAAAACCATTGAAAATCCTATAGTCAAAAAAACAAATGCATATAAAAACAATCATATATTTTATATAAATCCTGAATATTGGTACCTCTCAGGCGGTGGATTAATATCTATAAAAATTATGTTAGAAGAAATAATTAAAGATATAAATAAGGATAAAAAATGA
- a CDS encoding molybdopterin molybdotransferase MoeA has translation MRDIFATLEFLKEQIKAKNEFQKVNLTQALGCILYEDVFVKKNLPAFDNSALDGYVLNYAHKNELLEIKGSILAGDKNDYILAGNECYKIMTGAKIPQNANTILMFEEALLEDEKLNAKNAKKNNAIRFKGEEAKLGELLFKKGQKITSSMIAMLAAQGIYELNVVKKMHVGIFSSGDELVEPWENADEYSIYNANAFGIYAILKDYADVEYLGLIKDDLSAYKKLLENKQFDMLISSGGASVGEADFIKQALIECDFSPIFEKVNAKLCKHVKLFSKNDMLFLALPGNPLASLVSTHIFATNILNLLYGRSLLEFDKARLTKDLNFKGQRNDFAFGKLVDGCFEPSEVKFGSGMLKPLCENTHILITQIDDIRLAKDQEVKVLKI, from the coding sequence ATGAGAGATATTTTTGCAACTTTAGAGTTTTTAAAAGAACAAATCAAAGCAAAAAATGAATTTCAAAAAGTAAATTTAACGCAAGCTTTGGGGTGTATTTTATATGAAGATGTTTTTGTGAAAAAAAATCTACCTGCTTTTGATAATTCTGCCCTAGATGGCTATGTGTTAAATTATGCACATAAGAATGAGTTGCTAGAAATAAAAGGAAGTATTTTAGCAGGTGATAAAAATGATTATATTTTAGCTGGAAACGAATGTTATAAGATTATGACAGGAGCTAAAATTCCTCAAAATGCAAATACTATTTTAATGTTTGAAGAAGCTTTACTTGAAGATGAAAAACTCAATGCTAAAAATGCTAAAAAAAACAATGCCATCCGTTTTAAAGGCGAGGAAGCAAAGCTTGGGGAGCTTTTGTTTAAAAAGGGGCAAAAAATCACTTCAAGTATGATAGCTATGCTTGCTGCTCAAGGGATTTATGAGTTAAATGTCGTTAAAAAAATGCATGTTGGAATTTTTTCAAGCGGAGATGAGCTTGTAGAGCCTTGGGAAAATGCTGATGAATATAGCATATATAATGCAAATGCATTTGGAATTTATGCTATTTTGAAAGATTATGCTGATGTTGAGTATTTAGGGCTTATAAAAGATGATTTAAGTGCATATAAAAAGCTTTTAGAAAACAAACAATTTGATATGCTTATAAGTAGTGGTGGAGCTAGCGTGGGAGAAGCTGATTTTATCAAACAAGCTTTGATTGAATGTGATTTTAGCCCTATTTTTGAAAAAGTCAATGCTAAACTTTGTAAGCATGTAAAACTTTTTAGCAAAAACGATATGCTTTTTCTAGCTCTACCAGGAAATCCTTTAGCTTCTTTGGTTTCAACACACATTTTTGCAACAAACATACTAAATTTACTTTATGGTAGAAGTCTTTTAGAATTTGATAAAGCAAGATTAACTAAAGACTTAAATTTCAAAGGTCAAAGAAATGATTTTGCTTTTGGAAAATTAGTTGATGGGTGTTTTGAACCAAGTGAAGTTAAATTTGGTTCGGGTATGCTAAAGCCTTTATGTGAAAACACGCATATTTTAATTACTCAAATTGATGATATAAGACTAGCAAAAGATCAAGAAGTGAAAGTTTTAAAAATTTAA